A stretch of [Clostridium] innocuum DNA encodes these proteins:
- a CDS encoding helix-turn-helix domain-containing protein produces MRNSKYNLVPYEVIERAITGDTAALLAVQEQHKAYIGRLSGGNADMQERLNAKLLMAVLKFRLDYQPPSK; encoded by the coding sequence ATGAGGAACAGCAAATACAACCTTGTTCCCTATGAAGTGATTGAAAGAGCAATCACAGGCGATACCGCCGCGCTCCTTGCGGTACAGGAACAACACAAAGCCTACATAGGCAGATTAAGCGGAGGAAACGCCGATATGCAAGAGCGATTAAATGCAAAGCTGCTCATGGCGGTTTTGAAGTTCCGACTGGACTATCAGCCGCCGAGCAAATAG
- a CDS encoding recombinase family protein, with the protein MSRQSDNKITALYCRLSRDDELQGDSNSIVNQKAILSKYAKENGFKNTLFFVDDGYSGANFDRPSWNELVEKIENGEVATLIVKDMSRLGRDYLRVGLYTDVLFPEKGVRFIAISNGVDSAQQQENDFTPFLNIINEWYCRDTSKKIRAVMKSKGEAGEHLCTNPPYGYMKDPDNKKRWIVDEAAAEVVKRIFALCLEGYGPSQIARILKEDKVITPTIHFQRTDRATRNTPPDNPYNWTGDTIADILERPEYQGHTVNFKTYKQSYKSKKTCYNPKEKQLVFENTHEAIIDADTWELVQELRKNKRRPTRTGKTNLFSGIVRCADCGEKLYYCTSKNFEARQDHFVCSTSRLKGKEVCPTHFIRAVVLEQGVLAHMRLVIACVSTHEERFRKAMGAKQKAEAKKELAAKQRQLTQAERRIEELDRIFKRIYEDNANGKISDSRFQMLSDDYEQEQEELREKLLQLNEEIIQQEEQAENIDRFIDKVRKYLDLDELTPAVLNDMVKAVYVHTPDKSNEHREQQIDIL; encoded by the coding sequence ATGTCAAGGCAGTCTGACAACAAAATTACCGCCCTTTATTGCCGTTTATCACGCGACGACGAGTTACAGGGCGACAGCAACAGCATTGTAAATCAAAAGGCGATTTTAAGTAAATACGCAAAGGAAAACGGCTTTAAAAACACCTTGTTTTTTGTGGACGACGGTTACTCCGGGGCAAATTTCGATAGACCCTCTTGGAACGAACTTGTTGAGAAAATTGAAAATGGCGAAGTGGCGACCTTAATTGTCAAAGATATGTCCCGTCTTGGACGCGACTATCTGCGCGTGGGGCTTTATACGGACGTTCTTTTTCCTGAAAAGGGCGTGCGGTTTATCGCTATCAGCAACGGCGTGGACAGCGCACAACAACAGGAAAACGACTTTACCCCGTTTTTGAATATCATAAACGAGTGGTATTGCCGCGATACAAGCAAGAAGATACGCGCTGTGATGAAGTCCAAAGGGGAAGCAGGCGAACATCTTTGTACCAATCCGCCTTACGGCTACATGAAAGACCCCGACAACAAAAAGCGTTGGATTGTGGACGAAGCCGCCGCCGAAGTAGTCAAGCGGATATTTGCTCTCTGTTTAGAGGGCTACGGGCCGTCGCAGATTGCCCGGATTCTGAAAGAGGATAAAGTCATAACGCCGACTATCCATTTTCAGCGGACAGACAGGGCAACGAGGAATACGCCGCCGGACAATCCGTACAACTGGACGGGCGACACCATAGCCGATATTTTAGAGCGGCCAGAGTATCAAGGGCATACGGTGAACTTCAAGACCTACAAGCAGTCGTATAAGAGCAAAAAGACCTGTTACAATCCCAAAGAAAAACAGCTTGTTTTTGAGAATACCCACGAAGCAATCATAGACGCTGATACATGGGAACTGGTGCAGGAATTGCGGAAGAACAAACGCCGCCCGACAAGGACGGGAAAGACCAATCTGTTCTCTGGTATTGTTCGCTGCGCAGACTGTGGGGAAAAGCTGTATTACTGCACAAGCAAGAACTTTGAAGCGCGGCAAGATCATTTTGTTTGCTCCACTTCAAGGCTCAAAGGGAAAGAGGTCTGCCCGACGCATTTTATCCGCGCCGTTGTACTGGAGCAGGGTGTACTTGCTCATATGCGGCTTGTGATTGCCTGTGTGTCTACCCATGAGGAACGATTTAGAAAAGCTATGGGAGCGAAGCAGAAAGCCGAAGCGAAAAAAGAACTCGCGGCGAAGCAGCGGCAACTGACGCAAGCCGAACGGCGTATTGAAGAACTTGACCGAATATTTAAGCGTATTTACGAAGATAACGCCAACGGAAAGATTTCTGACAGCAGATTTCAAATGCTCTCCGACGATTACGAACAGGAGCAGGAAGAACTGCGGGAAAAGCTGTTGCAACTGAATGAAGAAATTATACAGCAGGAAGAACAGGCAGAAAACATTGATAGGTTTATCGACAAGGTGCGCAAGTATCTCGATTTGGACGAGCTGACGCCCGCTGTCTTGAATGACATGGTAAAGGCGGTATATGTTCACACGCCGGACAAGTCAAACGAACATAGGGAACAGCAGATTGATATACTATGA
- a CDS encoding replication initiator protein A, translating to MTNTIYIHQPEKAVSFTRLPNFLFEAPTFTPLSNEAKVLYAFILRRTDLSRKNGWADEYGRIYLYYPINEVVELLHCGRQKAVNTLRELQYAGLVEIQKQGCGKPNRIYPKSYEAVPNTDFKKSSYGTPED from the coding sequence ATGACAAACACCATTTATATCCATCAGCCGGAAAAGGCGGTCAGCTTTACCCGGCTTCCGAATTTCCTTTTTGAAGCCCCCACATTCACGCCACTGTCCAACGAAGCAAAGGTACTGTATGCCTTTATCCTGCGCCGGACAGACCTATCCCGAAAAAACGGGTGGGCGGACGAATACGGGCGCATTTACCTCTACTATCCCATTAACGAGGTAGTGGAGCTGCTCCACTGCGGGCGGCAGAAGGCGGTCAATACCCTGCGGGAGCTGCAATATGCCGGACTGGTGGAAATCCAGAAGCAGGGCTGTGGAAAACCCAACCGCATTTACCCAAAATCCTACGAAGCGGTTCCAAACACCGACTTCAAGAAATCCAGTTATGGAACGCCAGAGGACTGA
- a CDS encoding MobC family plasmid mobilization relaxosome protein, producing MENRKRNVQIIVRVTEDERALIEEKMKQIPTMNLSAYSRKMLIDGYIIVLDLQEVKTHTAQLQKIGVNVNQIARRINGTGRIYVDDMDEIKRLMEEVWRLERRLLLQFRGLTK from the coding sequence ATGGAAAACAGAAAACGGAACGTGCAAATCATTGTCCGAGTGACGGAGGACGAACGGGCGTTGATAGAGGAAAAAATGAAGCAGATACCGACCATGAACCTATCTGCTTACTCCCGTAAAATGCTGATTGACGGGTACATCATTGTTTTAGATTTGCAAGAGGTCAAAACGCATACGGCGCAGCTTCAGAAAATCGGCGTAAACGTCAATCAGATTGCAAGGCGTATCAATGGAACAGGACGCATTTATGTTGACGATATGGACGAGATAAAGCGGCTCATGGAAGAAGTATGGAGATTGGAGCGTCGGCTGCTTCTGCAATTTAGGGGGCTGACAAAATGA
- a CDS encoding ABC transporter ATP-binding protein, with the protein MKKQSNLSRLMGYAGGHKILTYLSWVLSVMSALLALVPFWYIWRIIHDILEVSPDFSQAGNVTSYGWSAVLFAVLSIVVYIAGLMCSHMSAFRVAANIRKELMRHITALPLGVTEKYGSGNLRRIVNTSSAATETYLAHRLPDKAGAIATPIGLLFLLFAFDWRLGLLSLVPVVLGFLIMMKMTGKDMARRMEQYQNSLSDMSNEAVEYVRGVPVVKTFGQTIFSFKRFRDAIDNYETWVIAYTKGLRLPMMFYTTAINGVFAFLIAGGILFTRGGVTNELLLNLIFYIVITPVIGITLTKIMFMSEDAMIVGDALGRIDEVLNEKPLSESSVNNTPKDNGITLEHVSYSYDGEKNALNDVSLRVAPGQVIALVGASGGGKTTLANIVTRFFDPQKGRILIGNIDIRDIPKETLMNKVSFVFQNSRLIKASILENVRMAKPNATREEIAHALEAAQCLDIIEKLPNGIDTVVGTNGVYLSGGEQQRIAIARAILKNAPILILDEATAFADPDNEVRVQQALSVLSKKKTVIMIAHRLSSITGADCIYVMQDGEIVESGTHNELIERNGIFTRMWKNYSEAAEWKIAKEVTA; encoded by the coding sequence ATGAAAAAACAGTCTAATCTATCAAGATTGATGGGTTATGCCGGAGGGCATAAAATATTGACCTATCTTTCTTGGGTACTGTCAGTCATGAGTGCGCTGTTGGCTCTTGTGCCGTTTTGGTATATATGGCGTATCATTCACGACATACTGGAAGTTTCCCCGGACTTCTCACAGGCGGGGAATGTCACAAGCTACGGCTGGTCTGCGGTATTGTTTGCGGTACTCTCTATTGTTGTCTATATCGCCGGTCTGATGTGTTCGCACATGAGCGCATTCCGGGTTGCCGCCAATATCCGAAAAGAGCTTATGCGGCACATCACAGCCCTGCCGCTGGGGGTAACAGAAAAGTACGGAAGCGGCAATCTGCGAAGGATTGTCAACACCTCAAGCGCCGCAACGGAAACCTATCTTGCACACAGGCTCCCCGACAAAGCGGGAGCGATTGCCACCCCCATAGGGCTGCTTTTCTTACTGTTTGCATTTGATTGGCGGTTAGGGCTTTTGAGCCTTGTTCCCGTTGTGCTTGGCTTTCTCATCATGATGAAAATGACCGGAAAAGACATGGCGCGGAGAATGGAGCAATACCAAAATTCACTTTCCGATATGTCAAATGAAGCTGTTGAATATGTAAGGGGCGTACCCGTAGTAAAGACTTTCGGGCAGACAATTTTTTCTTTCAAACGCTTCAGAGACGCGATAGACAATTACGAAACATGGGTAATTGCGTACACAAAGGGGCTGCGTCTACCTATGATGTTCTATACAACGGCAATCAACGGTGTATTCGCGTTTCTGATTGCCGGAGGTATTCTCTTTACAAGGGGCGGCGTAACAAATGAACTGCTGCTAAACCTTATCTTCTATATTGTGATTACTCCTGTCATTGGTATAACACTCACAAAAATTATGTTTATGAGCGAGGACGCAATGATTGTAGGGGACGCGTTAGGCAGAATTGATGAAGTGCTAAACGAAAAACCATTGTCTGAAAGCAGCGTGAATAATACCCCTAAAGACAATGGAATTACATTAGAACACGTTAGTTACAGCTATGATGGAGAAAAAAACGCGCTGAATGATGTGTCACTTCGGGTTGCACCGGGACAGGTGATTGCATTGGTAGGTGCGTCCGGCGGCGGCAAGACGACCCTTGCAAATATTGTAACAAGATTTTTTGACCCGCAAAAAGGGCGCATACTGATAGGGAATATCGACATACGCGACATTCCAAAGGAAACATTGATGAATAAGGTGTCCTTTGTATTTCAGAATAGCCGTCTTATCAAAGCGTCCATATTGGAAAATGTGCGTATGGCAAAGCCTAACGCTACACGCGAAGAAATCGCTCATGCACTGGAAGCTGCACAATGCCTGGATATTATCGAAAAATTACCGAATGGCATTGATACAGTTGTGGGTACAAACGGCGTGTACCTGTCCGGCGGTGAACAGCAAAGAATAGCGATTGCCCGCGCAATTTTGAAAAATGCGCCTATCCTAATTCTGGATGAAGCGACCGCATTTGCCGACCCCGATAATGAGGTGCGCGTACAACAGGCTTTATCCGTACTTTCAAAGAAAAAAACAGTCATTATGATTGCACACAGGCTATCGTCAATCACAGGTGCGGATTGTATTTATGTAATGCAGGACGGTGAGATTGTCGAGAGCGGCACGCATAATGAGTTGATAGAGAGAAACGGCATATTTACAAGAATGTGGAAAAATTATTCCGAAGCGGCAGAATGGAAAATTGCAAAGGAGGTAACAGCATGA
- a CDS encoding helix-turn-helix transcriptional regulator, giving the protein MNEVEQTTLHLILSAAMQEFLEKGFKSASLRNIVKTAGVTTGALYGYYDSKEDLFEALVGEHYNFLLDCFRKAQKEFAEIPSEEQPDNLTSTSGECMYEMLLYAYEHLNEFKLILCCSEGTHFSKLIDEMVEIETKGTHDYLMVLEKLGRPAPPIDGRLEHILITGMFNTFFELIIHEMPLEEAKHYLKEMRAFYTAGWMKIMGQ; this is encoded by the coding sequence ATGAATGAAGTAGAGCAGACGACATTACACTTAATTCTTTCAGCCGCCATGCAGGAATTTCTTGAAAAAGGTTTCAAGTCTGCTTCCTTGAGAAACATCGTCAAAACAGCAGGTGTAACAACAGGGGCGTTATATGGCTACTACGACAGCAAAGAGGATTTATTTGAAGCATTGGTAGGTGAACATTACAACTTTTTGTTAGATTGCTTTCGCAAGGCGCAAAAAGAATTTGCAGAAATCCCATCAGAGGAACAGCCCGACAATCTTACCTCTACTTCCGGCGAATGTATGTATGAAATGCTCTTGTACGCCTATGAACATCTGAATGAATTTAAGCTCATTCTTTGTTGTTCCGAGGGAACGCACTTTTCAAAGCTGATTGATGAAATGGTGGAAATAGAAACAAAAGGCACACATGATTATTTAATGGTTCTTGAAAAGCTCGGCAGACCTGCCCCACCCATTGATGGACGGTTGGAGCATATCTTAATCACAGGAATGTTCAACACTTTTTTTGAATTGATTATACATGAAATGCCGCTTGAAGAAGCAAAGCATTATCTAAAAGAAATGAGAGCCTTTTACACCGCAGGGTGGATGAAGATTATGGGGCAATAG
- a CDS encoding conjugal transfer protein — translation MKENPYKRLPPIERKPDGSLYRMTPAQRKQANALIRRECCCYEDGNCMLLDDGDTHTCPQTISFSVCCKWFRWSVLPQIGTLEAEIFRDKELKRCAVCGRVFVPKSNRAKYCPDCAAGVHRRQKTESERKRRSTVDS, via the coding sequence ATGAAAGAGAACCCATATAAACGACTGCCGCCCATAGAGCGCAAGCCGGACGGTTCCCTTTACCGCATGACACCGGCACAGAGGAAACAGGCAAACGCCCTGATCCGCCGGGAGTGCTGCTGTTATGAGGACGGGAACTGTATGCTCCTTGACGATGGGGATACCCACACCTGCCCCCAGACCATTTCTTTCTCGGTCTGCTGTAAGTGGTTCCGCTGGTCGGTCTTGCCGCAAATCGGAACGCTGGAAGCAGAGATTTTCCGGGATAAGGAGCTAAAACGCTGTGCGGTCTGCGGCAGAGTGTTCGTCCCAAAGTCCAACCGGGCGAAATACTGTCCCGACTGTGCCGCCGGAGTTCACAGGCGGCAGAAAACAGAAAGTGAACGGAAAAGGAGGTCTACTGTGGACAGTTAG
- a CDS encoding ABC transporter ATP-binding protein, whose protein sequence is MIKTLQRRFALSRQGAVDLIKGCIACVLQDISFMLPVGLLYNFVIDTMNGGVNGSRIAFYGVGALVCLCLIFVVTWFQYNATYLATYVESGVRRISLAEQLRKIPLSFFEKKDLADLTNSIMGDCATLEQAFSHYVPALAGSLISTTLIAICLFSYDWRMALAAVWVLPIAFTIVFFSARIQEYFNRKSVAANVTLESGVQECIESLQDLKANNAEENYLKGLNKKIDYVEKRHIITELGTALFVVSSTLILKFGIATVALVGSALLIQGEIDIPLFFLFLLVASRLYAPLEGALQNLAAVISTKTNIDRMNEILDQPVQTGGNTLTNKGYDIVFDHVGFAYNTGETVLKDVSFTAKQGEVTALVGPSGGGKTTVSRLAARFWDISKGNITVGGMDISKIEPETLLSLYSIVFQDVTLFNNTIMENIRIGRKDATDEEVIAAARLANCEEFAVKLPDGYHSMIGENGCELSGGERQRISIARAFLKNSPIILLDEATASLDVENETLIQAALSRLIKDKTVLVIAHRMRTVSGADKVVVLSDGSVAEQGLPEELMKTGKIYPHMVELQMISQDWGI, encoded by the coding sequence ATGATTAAAACATTGCAAAGACGATTTGCGTTATCAAGGCAAGGAGCTGTCGATTTAATAAAAGGCTGTATTGCTTGCGTTTTGCAGGATATATCCTTTATGCTTCCGGTGGGGCTGCTCTATAATTTTGTCATTGACACCATGAACGGGGGCGTAAATGGAAGCCGCATTGCTTTCTATGGGGTGGGCGCTTTGGTTTGCTTATGCCTTATCTTTGTTGTAACTTGGTTTCAATATAACGCCACCTATTTAGCGACTTATGTGGAAAGCGGAGTAAGACGCATTTCGTTAGCAGAGCAGCTCCGCAAAATCCCCTTATCCTTTTTTGAAAAAAAAGACCTTGCCGATTTAACAAATTCCATTATGGGCGATTGTGCCACACTTGAACAGGCATTTTCCCATTATGTACCTGCTTTGGCAGGCTCCCTTATTTCAACAACGCTGATTGCAATTTGTCTTTTTTCTTATGATTGGCGTATGGCTCTTGCGGCTGTTTGGGTTTTGCCGATTGCATTTACAATCGTATTCTTTTCAGCCCGCATACAGGAATATTTCAACCGTAAATCCGTAGCGGCAAATGTCACGCTTGAAAGTGGCGTACAGGAGTGTATCGAAAGTTTACAGGACTTAAAGGCGAATAATGCGGAAGAAAACTACCTAAAAGGACTAAACAAGAAAATTGATTATGTGGAAAAACGGCACATTATAACAGAACTTGGAACGGCACTTTTTGTTGTTTCCTCAACATTGATATTAAAGTTTGGAATTGCTACGGTTGCGCTTGTAGGCTCTGCGCTGCTCATTCAAGGGGAGATTGATATTCCGCTGTTCTTTCTGTTTCTGCTTGTAGCTTCAAGGCTGTATGCCCCGCTGGAGGGCGCATTACAAAACCTTGCCGCAGTAATATCCACAAAAACGAACATAGACCGCATGAATGAAATCCTTGACCAGCCAGTTCAGACGGGCGGCAATACACTAACAAATAAAGGTTATGATATTGTGTTCGACCATGTAGGATTTGCTTATAATACCGGGGAAACCGTATTGAAAGATGTGTCTTTTACGGCAAAACAAGGAGAAGTTACCGCTTTAGTCGGACCGTCCGGCGGCGGCAAAACTACGGTGTCACGTCTTGCCGCCCGGTTTTGGGATATAAGCAAAGGTAATATCACTGTCGGAGGTATGGATATATCGAAAATAGAGCCGGAAACACTGTTATCACTGTACTCTATCGTGTTTCAAGACGTGACGCTGTTTAACAATACAATCATGGAAAATATCAGAATAGGCAGAAAGGACGCAACAGATGAAGAAGTGATTGCAGCGGCAAGATTAGCAAATTGTGAAGAATTTGCGGTAAAGCTCCCGGACGGTTATCACAGTATGATTGGTGAAAACGGCTGTGAACTGTCCGGCGGTGAAAGGCAGCGTATTTCAATCGCCCGCGCTTTCCTCAAAAATTCTCCTATCATCTTACTTGATGAAGCAACGGCAAGCCTTGATGTGGAAAACGAAACATTGATACAGGCTGCTTTGTCAAGGCTGATAAAGGATAAGACCGTACTTGTTATCGCCCACCGTATGCGTACCGTAAGCGGCGCGGATAAAGTAGTTGTTCTTTCGGACGGTTCCGTTGCGGAACAGGGATTGCCGGAAGAACTGATGAAAACAGGGAAAATATATCCTCACATGGTAGAACTGCAAATGATCAGTCAGGATTGGGGTATTTAA
- a CDS encoding plasmid recombination protein, translating into MAQHAILRFEKHKGNPARPLEAHHERQKEQYASNPDIDTSRSKYNFHIVKPEGRYYHFIQNRIEQAGCRTRRDSTRFVDTLITASPEFFKKKSPKEIQEFCQRAADFLIGRVGKENIVSAVVHMDEKTPHLHLVFVPLTEDNRLCAKEIIGNRANLTKWQDDFHAYMVEKYPDLERGESASKTGRKHIPTRLFKQAVNLSKQARAIEATLDGINPLNAGKKKEEALSLLKKWFPQMENFSGQLKKYKVTISDLLAENEQLEAKAKASEKGKMKDTMERAKLESELKDIQRLVDRIPPEVLAELKRQQRHTRER; encoded by the coding sequence ATGGCACAACATGCAATTTTGCGATTTGAAAAACACAAGGGCAATCCGGCAAGACCACTGGAAGCCCATCACGAACGGCAAAAGGAACAGTACGCCAGCAATCCCGACATTGACACCAGCCGGAGCAAGTACAATTTCCACATCGTCAAGCCAGAGGGCAGGTACTACCACTTTATCCAGAACCGTATTGAACAAGCGGGCTGCCGCACCCGCAGGGACAGCACCCGGTTTGTGGATACGCTGATTACCGCCAGCCCGGAGTTTTTCAAGAAGAAATCCCCAAAGGAGATACAGGAATTTTGCCAGAGGGCGGCTGATTTCTTAATCGGGCGGGTAGGAAAAGAAAATATCGTGTCGGCGGTGGTACACATGGACGAGAAAACACCCCACCTACATTTGGTCTTTGTTCCGCTGACAGAGGACAACCGCCTGTGTGCAAAGGAGATTATAGGGAATAGAGCCAACCTCACAAAATGGCAGGACGATTTTCACGCTTATATGGTGGAGAAATATCCCGACTTGGAGCGTGGGGAAAGTGCCAGTAAGACAGGCAGGAAGCATATCCCCACCCGTCTGTTCAAACAGGCGGTCAATCTCTCCAAACAGGCAAGAGCCATTGAAGCCACGCTGGACGGTATTAACCCGCTGAATGCTGGAAAGAAAAAAGAGGAAGCCCTCTCCCTGCTGAAAAAGTGGTTTCCGCAGATGGAGAACTTCTCCGGTCAGCTCAAAAAATACAAGGTCACGATAAGCGACCTTTTGGCAGAAAATGAACAGTTGGAAGCCAAAGCCAAAGCCAGCGAAAAAGGCAAGATGAAAGATACGATGGAACGGGCAAAGCTGGAAAGCGAGCTGAAAGACATTCAGCGGCTGGTAGACCGTATCCCGCCGGAGGTGCTGGCAGAACTGAAACGGCAGCAGCGGCACACAAGGGAACGGTGA
- a CDS encoding recombinase family protein, whose product MNNRIDAIYARQSVDKKDSISIESQIEFCKYELKGGNCKEYTDKGYSGKNTDRPKFQELVRDIKRGLIAKVVVYKLDRISRSILDFANMMELFQQYNVEFVSSTEKFDTSTPMGRAMLNICIVFAQLERETIQKRVTDAYYSRSQRGFKMGGKAPYGFHTEPIKMDGINTKKLVVNPDEAANIRLMFEMYAQPTTSYGDITRYFAEQGILFHGKELIRPTLAQMLRNPVYVQADLDVYEFFKSQGTVIVNDAADFTGMNGCYLYQGRDVKPSKKNDLKDQMLVLAPHEGIVPSDIWLTCRKKLMNNMKIQSARKATHTWLAGKIKCGNCGYALMSINNPVGKQYLRCTKRLDNKSCAGCGKIITSELETVVYQQMIKKLASYKTLTGRKKAAKANPKIAALQVDLAHVDSEIEKLVDSLTGANNVLLSYVNVKIAELDGRKQDLLARIAELTVEAISPEQVSQISGYLDTWENVSFDDKRRVVDLMITTVAATSDSLNITWKI is encoded by the coding sequence ATGAACAATCGAATAGACGCAATCTATGCAAGACAATCGGTAGACAAAAAGGACAGCATTTCCATTGAAAGCCAGATTGAATTTTGCAAATATGAATTGAAAGGCGGTAACTGCAAGGAATACACAGACAAAGGGTACAGCGGCAAAAACACAGACCGTCCGAAGTTTCAAGAACTGGTACGGGACATCAAGCGGGGCTTGATTGCAAAGGTCGTGGTTTACAAACTCGACCGTATCAGCCGTTCTATTCTGGACTTTGCCAACATGATGGAGCTGTTCCAACAGTACAATGTGGAGTTTGTGTCCTCTACGGAGAAGTTTGACACCTCCACGCCGATGGGGCGGGCGATGCTGAATATCTGTATCGTGTTCGCCCAGCTTGAGAGGGAAACCATACAGAAGCGGGTAACGGACGCTTACTATTCCCGCAGCCAGCGAGGCTTCAAGATGGGTGGGAAAGCCCCTTACGGCTTTCATACAGAGCCGATTAAGATGGACGGTATCAACACAAAAAAGCTGGTGGTAAATCCAGACGAAGCGGCAAATATCCGGCTGATGTTTGAGATGTACGCCCAGCCCACTACCTCCTACGGGGACATTACCCGGTACTTTGCCGAACAGGGCATTTTGTTCCATGGCAAAGAGCTGATACGCCCCACGCTGGCGCAGATGTTACGCAATCCTGTCTATGTGCAGGCAGACCTTGATGTGTACGAATTTTTCAAAAGTCAAGGAACAGTCATTGTCAATGACGCTGCCGATTTTACTGGCATGAACGGCTGCTATCTGTATCAAGGGCGGGATGTGAAGCCCAGCAAAAAGAACGACTTGAAAGACCAAATGCTGGTACTGGCTCCCCATGAGGGCATTGTCCCCTCCGACATCTGGCTGACCTGCCGCAAGAAGCTGATGAACAACATGAAAATCCAGTCTGCCCGAAAAGCCACCCATACATGGCTGGCGGGAAAAATCAAGTGCGGAAACTGCGGGTATGCCCTTATGAGCATTAACAATCCTGTGGGAAAGCAATATCTCCGCTGCACAAAGCGGCTGGACAATAAAAGCTGTGCCGGGTGCGGGAAAATCATCACTTCGGAGCTGGAAACGGTTGTTTATCAGCAGATGATAAAGAAACTGGCAAGCTACAAGACGCTGACAGGCAGAAAGAAAGCGGCAAAGGCAAACCCGAAAATTGCCGCCCTGCAAGTGGATCTTGCCCATGTGGACAGCGAGATTGAAAAGCTGGTGGACAGTCTGACGGGTGCAAACAATGTCCTGCTCTCCTATGTGAATGTGAAGATAGCAGAACTGGACGGGCGCAAGCAGGACCTTCTGGCGAGGATAGCGGAACTAACGGTGGAAGCCATTAGCCCGGAACAGGTCAGCCAGATTTCCGGCTACCTCGACACTTGGGAGAATGTATCTTTTGACGACAAGCGGCGTGTGGTGGATTTGATGATTACCACCGTAGCCGCCACAAGCGACAGCTTGAATATCACATGGAAAATCTGA
- a CDS encoding conjugal transfer protein: MSTEWVICPICQSKTRLKIREDTILENFPLYCPKCKQETLINVKQLNTSVIKEPDAKTQSR; this comes from the coding sequence ATGAGTACCGAATGGGTAATATGCCCCATATGTCAAAGTAAAACGAGGTTGAAAATACGGGAAGATACGATACTTGAAAACTTCCCTCTATACTGCCCGAAGTGCAAGCAGGAAACCTTAATCAATGTAAAACAACTAAATACGTCAGTTATCAAAGAGCCAGACGCAAAGACGCAGAGCCGATAA
- a CDS encoding helix-turn-helix transcriptional regulator, protein MELSIQERLKDLRVERGLTLEQLAEETHLSKSALGSYEGDNLKDISHHALIQLAKVYEVTVDYLLGRSKTKNHPNADLADLHLSDDMIELLKSGRVDNSLLCELAVHPDFPRLMADLEIYVNGIAGKQVQSANAIVDAVSATIMKQYNPGLSDPQLRQLIAAHIDDDSFCRYVIQQDINGIALDLREAHKDDFFSVPEDNPLEDFLQTAEETASPDSDPEQAALAFICKRLKLNLKKLSEEEKKWLKKIAQKSDLLKNPNPQRGRK, encoded by the coding sequence ATGGAACTATCCATACAGGAACGCCTAAAAGACCTGCGTGTGGAACGAGGGCTGACGCTGGAACAGCTTGCGGAGGAAACTCATCTTTCCAAATCTGCTTTAGGCAGTTATGAGGGAGACAATCTCAAAGACATCAGCCACCATGCCCTTATCCAGCTGGCAAAGGTTTATGAAGTGACCGTTGATTACCTGCTGGGACGCTCTAAAACAAAAAATCACCCAAATGCCGATCTTGCAGACCTGCATTTGAGTGATGATATGATTGAACTGCTGAAAAGCGGGCGGGTGGATAATTCCCTCTTGTGTGAACTGGCGGTACACCCGGATTTTCCCCGGCTGATGGCTGACCTCGAAATCTATGTGAACGGTATTGCTGGCAAACAAGTGCAGAGTGCAAACGCCATTGTAGATGCTGTAAGCGCAACCATTATGAAGCAGTACAATCCCGGCTTGTCCGACCCGCAGTTACGACAGCTTATCGCCGCCCATATTGACGATGACAGCTTTTGCCGCTATGTGATACAGCAGGACATAAACGGCATAGCCCTCGACCTGCGGGAAGCACATAAGGACGATTTTTTCAGCGTCCCGGAGGACAATCCTCTGGAAGATTTTTTGCAGACCGCCGAGGAAACCGCCAGCCCAGACAGCGACCCGGAGCAAGCAGCTTTGGCGTTTATCTGTAAGCGGCTCAAATTGAATTTGAAAAAGCTATCCGAGGAAGAAAAGAAGTGGCTGAAAAAGATTGCACAGAAGTCGGACTTGCTGAAAAATCCAAACCCACAGCGGGGGAGAAAGTAA